A genomic segment from Pistricoccus aurantiacus encodes:
- a CDS encoding nitrous oxide reductase family maturation protein NosD → MRYCVLSLLLLTFFIPGWAAEYRASSNEPLQAQIERTDPGDRLILAPGRYIGSITITHPLDIRGDDQAVIDGQGQGHAVTVDAPKVTLQGLEIVNWGKNLTELDAGIFVTESASDSVIRDNRLEGPGFGIWLDAVKNVRVIDNVIRGDTSVRSQDRGNGVHLFNVRNVRVEGNDIARTRDGIYIDNSSQSFLNRNELHELRYGIHYMYAYDNHLEGNLTFDTRTGYALMQSKRLTVLDNRSVNDENYGILMNNITGSRLAGNRIEGVRQPVNARGEGKITGGDGKAIFVYNSQFNEFLDNRFAESDIGIHLTAGSEDNVVLGNAFVDNRQQVKYVATRTQQWSQEGRGNYWSDYLGWDLDNDAIGDTPYEPNDAMDRLLWRFPAARLLMHSPAVLALRWVQRQFPVFRSEGITDQAPLMIDPTAKENSA, encoded by the coding sequence ATGCGCTACTGTGTTTTAAGCCTTCTACTCCTTACCTTTTTTATCCCAGGCTGGGCGGCGGAGTATCGAGCCAGCTCCAATGAGCCATTGCAGGCTCAGATCGAGCGCACCGATCCCGGGGATCGTCTGATCCTTGCCCCCGGGCGTTATATTGGATCCATCACTATCACTCATCCCCTGGACATTCGCGGCGATGACCAGGCAGTAATCGACGGCCAGGGCCAAGGCCACGCAGTTACCGTCGATGCGCCAAAGGTGACGCTTCAAGGCCTGGAAATCGTCAACTGGGGCAAGAATCTCACCGAGCTGGATGCCGGCATCTTCGTCACCGAGAGTGCCAGCGACAGCGTGATTCGCGACAATCGTCTCGAAGGCCCGGGCTTCGGTATCTGGCTGGACGCGGTCAAGAATGTCCGGGTCATCGACAACGTCATCCGCGGCGATACCTCGGTACGCTCTCAGGATCGCGGCAACGGCGTTCATCTGTTCAACGTGCGCAACGTGCGGGTTGAAGGCAACGATATCGCCCGTACCCGGGACGGTATCTACATCGACAACAGCAGCCAGAGCTTTCTGAACCGTAACGAACTTCATGAGCTTCGCTACGGTATCCACTACATGTATGCCTATGACAATCATCTGGAAGGCAACCTGACCTTTGATACCCGTACCGGCTACGCGCTGATGCAGTCCAAGCGCCTGACGGTGCTGGACAACCGCTCTGTCAACGACGAAAACTACGGCATCTTGATGAACAACATCACCGGCTCCAGGCTGGCAGGCAATCGTATTGAAGGCGTGCGCCAGCCGGTGAACGCCCGGGGCGAGGGCAAGATCACCGGCGGCGACGGCAAGGCCATTTTCGTCTACAACTCCCAGTTCAACGAATTCCTCGACAACCGCTTCGCCGAGAGCGATATCGGTATTCACCTGACCGCCGGCTCGGAGGATAACGTCGTGCTGGGCAACGCCTTCGTCGACAACCGTCAGCAGGTCAAGTACGTTGCCACCCGCACCCAGCAGTGGTCCCAGGAGGGTCGCGGCAATTACTGGAGCGACTATCTCGGCTGGGATCTGGACAACGACGCCATCGGCGATACCCCCTATGAACCCAACGACGCCATGGACCGGCTGCTGTGGCGCTTTCCGGCAGCGCGCCTCTTGATGCACAGTCCGGCGGTACTGGCGCTGCGCTGGGTGCAGCGGCAATTCCCGGTCTTCCGCTCGGAAGGCATCACTGACCAGGCCCCGTTGATGATCGATCCCACCGCCAAGGAGAATTCGGCATGA
- the nosZ gene encoding TAT-dependent nitrous-oxide reductase — MSNDKPKEIKDLGRRHFLRNTSMAGVAGAGLAGGFGSAAALLQSQKARAASESGEVTIAPGELDEYYGFWSGGQSGEVRVLGVPSMRELMRIPVFNIDGATGWGLTNESKAVLGESIKYPNGDAHHPHISMTDGRYDGKYLFINDKANTRVARIRLDIMKTDKITVIPNVQAIHGLRLQKVPHTKYVFANAEYFIPHPNDGSNMEDTKNHYTMFNALDAESMEVAWQVIVDGNLDNTDADYTGRFVASTCYNSEKGITLADTMREERDWVTVFDVEAIEKAVEAGDYETLGDSKVPVVDGRHGSKLTRYVPVPKNPHGLNTSPDGKYFIANGKLSPTCSVIAIDKLPDVFADKIEPRDAVVGEPELGLGPLHTTFDGRGNAYTTLFIDSQVAKWNIEDAIKSYNGEDVNYLRQKIDVHYQPGHNHASLTETRDADGKWLVVLSKFSKDRFLPVGPLRPENDQLIDISGEEMKLVHDGPAFAEPHDCILLRADQLSPRKLWDREDPFFAETRERAKADGIDLMMDNKVIRDGNQVRVYMTSVAPQYNLTEFKVKQGDEVTVTVTNLDQIEDLTHGFCMVNHGVAMEISPQQTSSVTFTADKPGVHWYYCNWFCHAMHMEMVGRMLVEPA, encoded by the coding sequence ATGAGCAACGATAAACCCAAGGAAATCAAGGATCTCGGTCGTCGCCACTTCCTGCGTAATACCAGCATGGCCGGTGTCGCCGGCGCGGGCCTGGCCGGCGGCTTCGGCAGCGCCGCGGCGCTTCTGCAAAGCCAGAAGGCCCGGGCGGCCAGCGAAAGCGGTGAGGTCACCATCGCGCCGGGAGAACTCGACGAATACTACGGTTTCTGGAGCGGTGGCCAGTCCGGCGAGGTGCGCGTTCTTGGCGTGCCCTCCATGCGCGAGCTGATGCGCATTCCGGTGTTCAATATCGACGGCGCCACCGGCTGGGGGCTGACCAATGAATCCAAGGCGGTGCTCGGCGAGTCGATCAAGTACCCTAACGGTGACGCCCACCACCCCCATATCTCCATGACCGACGGTCGTTACGACGGCAAGTATCTGTTCATCAACGACAAGGCGAATACCCGGGTAGCGCGTATTCGTCTGGACATCATGAAGACGGACAAGATCACCGTTATTCCGAACGTTCAGGCCATCCACGGTCTGCGTCTGCAGAAGGTGCCGCATACCAAGTACGTGTTCGCCAACGCGGAATACTTCATTCCCCATCCCAACGATGGCAGCAACATGGAGGACACCAAGAACCACTACACCATGTTCAACGCCCTGGATGCGGAGAGCATGGAGGTCGCCTGGCAGGTGATCGTCGACGGCAACCTGGACAACACGGACGCGGACTACACCGGCCGTTTCGTCGCCTCCACCTGCTACAACTCGGAAAAAGGCATCACCCTGGCGGATACCATGCGCGAGGAGCGGGACTGGGTAACGGTGTTCGACGTGGAAGCCATCGAGAAGGCGGTGGAAGCCGGCGACTACGAGACCCTGGGGGATTCCAAGGTGCCGGTGGTAGACGGTCGCCATGGCTCCAAGCTGACCCGCTATGTTCCCGTGCCCAAGAACCCCCACGGCCTGAACACCTCGCCGGATGGCAAGTACTTCATCGCCAACGGCAAGCTTTCTCCCACCTGTTCGGTTATCGCCATCGACAAGCTGCCGGACGTGTTCGCCGACAAGATCGAGCCCCGGGACGCGGTGGTCGGCGAGCCGGAACTGGGCCTGGGGCCGCTGCACACCACCTTCGACGGTCGCGGCAACGCCTATACCACGCTGTTCATCGACAGCCAGGTGGCCAAGTGGAACATCGAGGACGCCATCAAGAGCTACAACGGCGAGGACGTCAACTATCTGCGCCAGAAGATCGACGTGCACTATCAGCCGGGCCATAACCACGCCAGCCTGACAGAGACCAGAGACGCAGACGGCAAGTGGCTGGTGGTGCTGTCCAAGTTCTCCAAGGACCGCTTCCTGCCGGTGGGTCCATTGCGCCCGGAGAACGATCAGTTGATCGATATCTCCGGCGAGGAAATGAAGCTCGTTCACGACGGTCCCGCTTTCGCCGAGCCTCACGACTGCATCCTGCTGCGTGCCGATCAGCTCAGCCCGCGCAAGCTGTGGGATCGCGAGGATCCGTTCTTCGCCGAGACCCGCGAGCGGGCCAAGGCCGACGGCATCGACCTGATGATGGATAACAAGGTCATCCGCGACGGCAACCAGGTGCGAGTCTACATGACCTCGGTGGCGCCGCAGTACAACCTGACCGAGTTCAAGGTCAAGCAGGGCGACGAGGTCACCGTGACTGTCACCAACCTGGACCAGATCGAGGATTTGACTCACGGCTTCTGCATGGTCAACCATGGCGTCGCCATGGAAATCTCGCCGCAGCAGACTTCCAGCGTGACCTTCACCGCAGACAAGCCCGGGGTGCACTGGTACTACTGCAACTGGTTCTGCCACGCGATGCATATGGAGATGGTGGGGCGGATGCTGGTCGAGCCCGCATAA
- the nosR gene encoding transcriptional regulator NosR: MIPTTRSALSSSLAARIFALFFLICLTLPAQAFEFSHVEEDLLNQVRQGFPQADRLTEAEGELPVQKVMAGEELLGYVFETADIAPIPAYSGKPVDMLVGIDPTGQLTLAKVLKHSEPIMLVGIPEEKLQDFASAHTNFSVRDNPKIGDNLDAISGATVTVIVVNDTIMRSARQVAASLGIIEDPSAQPAATVKQDVFNEADWETLTGDGSIRHLHLTHGEVDEAFVGTAAENYMRGTPQPEDKTFIDLYYTYLNAPTIGRNLLGESRYNALMESLEPGEHAVALMANGDYSFKGSGYVRGGIFDRIEITQGGRTITFHDLDHQRVGSFSLDGMPRMTEKDIFIIREAANFDPGRPWQLDLLVRRASGPLDTEFTRFSADYSIPDAYVERPEPVVERPIWVQVWYDKAFQIAVLGAGLLVLTGVMMFQDVLVRHPRILTPLRIGFLCYTLFFIGWYALAQLSVVNILTFTHSLITDFSWTSFLIDPMMFILWGFVAVSLLLWGRGVYCGWLCPFGALQDLVNKAARKLKVKQIEIPFGVHERLWAIKYIILLVLFAVSLNSLGSAEKLAEVEPFKTAITLRFQRDWPFVLYALGLVVISVFNHKFYCRYVCPLGAGLAIPSRLRLFDWLKRHRGSCGTPCQICAQECEVKAIHPDGRINANECHYCLDCQVLYWDDQRCPPMVKRRKRFEKAARVSGKGPQSFDPATAGAQGATLQRIPAHQEE; this comes from the coding sequence ATGATCCCCACGACTCGCTCCGCTCTTTCTTCTTCGCTAGCTGCCAGGATATTTGCGCTATTCTTCTTGATTTGCCTGACCCTGCCCGCTCAAGCCTTCGAGTTCAGCCATGTCGAGGAGGACCTGCTGAACCAGGTCAGGCAGGGATTTCCCCAGGCTGACCGCCTGACCGAGGCGGAGGGCGAGCTGCCGGTACAAAAAGTCATGGCCGGCGAGGAACTGCTGGGCTATGTGTTCGAAACCGCCGACATCGCGCCGATTCCCGCCTATTCCGGCAAGCCGGTCGACATGCTGGTGGGTATCGATCCCACGGGCCAGCTGACCCTGGCAAAGGTGCTCAAGCATTCCGAGCCTATCATGCTGGTGGGCATTCCCGAGGAAAAACTGCAGGATTTCGCCAGCGCCCACACCAACTTCAGCGTCAGGGACAACCCCAAGATCGGCGACAACCTGGATGCGATTTCCGGCGCCACGGTGACGGTGATCGTGGTCAACGACACCATCATGCGCTCCGCCCGACAGGTCGCCGCGAGCCTCGGCATCATAGAAGACCCTTCCGCCCAGCCCGCGGCCACGGTCAAGCAGGACGTCTTCAACGAGGCGGACTGGGAAACCCTGACCGGCGACGGCAGCATTCGTCATCTGCATCTTACCCATGGGGAAGTGGACGAGGCTTTTGTCGGCACCGCAGCGGAAAACTACATGCGCGGCACGCCGCAACCTGAAGACAAGACCTTCATCGATCTTTATTACACTTACCTCAACGCGCCGACCATCGGTCGCAATCTGCTAGGAGAATCCCGCTATAACGCCTTGATGGAGAGCCTCGAGCCCGGCGAACACGCCGTTGCCCTAATGGCTAACGGCGACTACTCCTTCAAGGGCTCCGGCTATGTGCGCGGCGGCATCTTCGATCGCATCGAGATCACTCAGGGCGGTCGCACCATCACCTTCCACGATCTGGATCATCAGCGAGTGGGCAGCTTCAGCCTCGACGGCATGCCGCGCATGACGGAGAAGGATATCTTCATCATCCGCGAAGCGGCGAACTTCGACCCGGGCCGCCCCTGGCAGCTGGATCTGCTGGTGCGCCGCGCTTCCGGTCCGCTGGATACGGAATTCACCCGCTTCAGCGCGGACTACAGCATTCCGGACGCCTACGTCGAGCGCCCGGAACCGGTGGTGGAAAGGCCTATCTGGGTACAGGTGTGGTACGACAAGGCTTTCCAGATCGCCGTTCTCGGGGCAGGGCTTCTGGTACTCACCGGGGTAATGATGTTCCAGGACGTGCTGGTGCGCCATCCACGCATTCTCACTCCGCTGCGTATCGGCTTTCTGTGCTACACCCTGTTCTTTATCGGCTGGTACGCTTTGGCTCAGCTCTCGGTGGTCAACATCCTGACCTTCACCCACTCGCTGATCACCGACTTCAGTTGGACCTCGTTTCTGATCGACCCGATGATGTTTATCCTATGGGGATTCGTCGCGGTCAGCCTGCTGCTTTGGGGGCGTGGCGTCTACTGCGGCTGGCTGTGTCCCTTCGGCGCCCTGCAGGATCTGGTCAACAAGGCGGCGCGCAAGCTCAAGGTCAAGCAGATCGAGATTCCCTTCGGCGTGCACGAACGGCTCTGGGCAATCAAGTACATCATCCTGCTGGTGCTGTTCGCCGTCTCCTTGAATTCCTTGGGCTCCGCTGAGAAACTTGCCGAGGTGGAACCCTTCAAGACCGCCATCACCCTGCGCTTCCAGCGAGACTGGCCCTTTGTGCTCTATGCCCTTGGCCTGGTGGTGATCTCGGTGTTCAATCACAAGTTCTACTGTCGCTATGTCTGCCCGCTGGGGGCCGGCCTGGCGATTCCGTCCCGGCTGAGGCTGTTCGACTGGCTCAAGCGCCACCGCGGCAGCTGCGGCACGCCGTGTCAGATCTGCGCCCAGGAATGTGAGGTCAAGGCCATTCATCCGGACGGGCGCATCAACGCCAACGAGTGTCATTACTGCCTGGACTGTCAGGTCCTGTACTGGGACGATCAGCGCTGCCCGCCCATGGTCAAACGGCGCAAGCGCTTCGAGAAGGCCGCTCGGGTTTCCGGGAAAGGCCCTCAATCCTTTGACCCCGCGACAGCCGGCGCCCAGGGCGCCACGCTGCAACGTATCCCCGCTCACCAAGAGGAATAA
- a CDS encoding c-type cytochrome — MKKIVTAIALLGCASFAVTAQAAGDAEAGAKKIAVCVACHGKDGKATAPIYPNLAGQSAQYLESSLKAYKAGERGGGMAAMMTPQAQNLSDEDIADLAAYYSSQEP, encoded by the coding sequence ATGAAAAAAATCGTGACTGCTATCGCCTTGCTCGGCTGCGCCAGCTTCGCCGTCACCGCCCAGGCAGCGGGAGACGCAGAGGCCGGTGCCAAAAAAATCGCGGTATGCGTGGCTTGCCACGGCAAGGACGGCAAGGCTACGGCGCCCATCTACCCCAATCTGGCGGGGCAATCTGCTCAGTACCTGGAAAGCTCCTTGAAAGCCTACAAGGCCGGTGAACGCGGCGGCGGCATGGCCGCGATGATGACCCCGCAGGCGCAAAACCTTTCCGACGAGGATATCGCCGATCTCGCGGCCTATTATTCCTCTCAGGAGCCCTGA
- a CDS encoding c-type cytochrome: protein MAEGLTKSAARNIFFGGSLFFFLLFAALTAHSHWYMVTESTDSEGLTESVKHGKEVWEENSCINCHSLIGEGAYFAPELGNVWHRYGGRENPEAARAGLKGWIQAQPLGVPGRRQMPNFDLSEEELDALVDFFRWTDSINTQDWPPTRAG, encoded by the coding sequence ATGGCCGAAGGACTCACTAAATCCGCGGCCCGCAATATATTTTTTGGCGGGTCGCTATTTTTCTTTCTGCTGTTCGCAGCCCTGACGGCGCACAGCCACTGGTACATGGTCACGGAGTCGACGGATAGCGAGGGTTTGACGGAATCCGTCAAGCACGGCAAGGAAGTGTGGGAAGAAAACAGCTGCATCAACTGCCATAGCCTGATAGGCGAGGGGGCCTATTTCGCACCGGAGCTGGGCAACGTCTGGCACCGCTACGGAGGACGAGAAAACCCCGAAGCAGCGCGGGCCGGCCTGAAAGGCTGGATCCAGGCGCAGCCTCTGGGCGTGCCGGGACGTCGTCAGATGCCCAATTTCGATCTCAGCGAAGAAGAGCTTGATGCTCTGGTCGATTTCTTCCGCTGGACCGATTCCATCAATACCCAGGATTGGCCGCCCACCCGGGCCGGTTGA
- a CDS encoding cbb3-type cytochrome c oxidase subunit I, whose amino-acid sequence MKYETQRIAYPFFAVAMLLFALQIVFGLLAATVYVLPNFLEVAMPFNIIRMSHTNLLIVWLLIGFMGCTYFLMPEEAERETHSPLIAYIQLGIFVIAGVGALVSYQFGIHEGREFLEQPFWVKVLITISFLMFLYNTSMTLLKGRKTAINMVLMLGLWLAAVFWLFAFFNPSNLALDKLYWWWVVHIWVEGVWELIMASLLAYLLIKMTGVDREVIEKWLYVIIGLALFSGLLGTGHHYYWIGAPGYWQPIGSIFSTLEVLPFFAMVMFAFMMFWKGRRNHPNKSAMLWTLGSAATAFFGAGVWGFMHTLSFVNYYSHGTQVTAAHGHLAFYGAYVMMVLAVITYAMPQLRRVQPYNQVMNMWSFWMMTGAMAFMTFTLTFAGVVQTHLQRVLGMNYMEVQDQLALFYWMRLGAGVAVAIAAVLFLYSIFGKVKEQVPAGGPQLAANTGPTV is encoded by the coding sequence ATGAAATATGAAACGCAACGGATAGCCTATCCCTTCTTTGCGGTGGCCATGCTGCTGTTCGCGCTGCAGATCGTCTTCGGTCTGCTGGCGGCGACGGTCTATGTGCTGCCGAATTTCCTGGAAGTGGCTATGCCCTTCAATATCATCCGCATGAGCCATACCAACCTGCTGATCGTCTGGTTGTTGATCGGCTTCATGGGTTGCACCTACTTCCTGATGCCGGAAGAGGCGGAGCGCGAGACTCATAGTCCGTTGATCGCCTATATCCAGCTAGGCATCTTCGTGATCGCCGGCGTGGGGGCGCTGGTCAGCTATCAGTTCGGCATTCATGAGGGCCGGGAATTTCTCGAGCAGCCTTTCTGGGTCAAGGTGCTGATCACGATTTCCTTTCTGATGTTCCTCTACAATACCAGCATGACATTGCTGAAAGGCCGCAAGACCGCGATCAACATGGTTCTGATGCTGGGTCTGTGGCTGGCTGCGGTATTCTGGCTGTTCGCTTTCTTCAATCCAAGCAACCTGGCCCTGGACAAGCTGTACTGGTGGTGGGTCGTGCATATCTGGGTCGAAGGCGTATGGGAACTGATCATGGCCTCCCTGTTGGCCTATTTGCTGATCAAGATGACCGGTGTCGATCGGGAAGTCATCGAGAAGTGGCTCTATGTGATCATCGGTCTGGCACTGTTCTCCGGGCTACTGGGCACCGGTCACCACTACTACTGGATCGGTGCGCCGGGCTACTGGCAGCCCATCGGCAGCATCTTCTCTACCCTCGAGGTATTGCCGTTCTTCGCCATGGTGATGTTCGCCTTCATGATGTTCTGGAAGGGACGCCGCAACCATCCCAACAAGTCCGCCATGCTGTGGACCCTGGGTAGCGCCGCCACCGCCTTCTTCGGTGCCGGGGTCTGGGGCTTCATGCATACCCTGTCTTTCGTCAACTACTACAGTCATGGCACTCAGGTCACCGCCGCTCACGGCCACCTGGCCTTCTATGGCGCCTACGTGATGATGGTGCTAGCGGTGATTACCTACGCCATGCCACAACTGCGCCGGGTTCAGCCTTACAATCAGGTCATGAACATGTGGAGCTTCTGGATGATGACCGGCGCCATGGCGTTCATGACCTTCACGCTGACCTTCGCGGGCGTGGTGCAGACTCACCTGCAGCGGGTGCTGGGCATGAACTACATGGAAGTGCAGGACCAGCTGGCACTGTTCTACTGGATGCGCCTGGGCGCGGGCGTCGCGGTGGCCATCGCCGCGGTACTGTTCCTCTACTCCATTTTCGGCAAGGTGAAGGAGCAGGTCCCCGCCGGTGGCCCGCAGCTGGCCGCCAATACCGGACCAACGGTCTAA
- a CDS encoding CbbQ/NirQ/NorQ/GpvN family protein produces MSPTGASSVESIAENQRELPFYQPVDNECELFEHAYRQRLPLLLKGPTGCGKTRFVSHMAAKLGKSLFTVSCHDDLTAADLTGRYLLQGGETRWVDGPLTRAVREGGICYLDEVVEARKDVTVVLHPLTDDRRLLPLERTGELLEAPDDFMLVISYNPGYQHILKSLKPSTRQRFVAKTFGFPPPTVEREVVARESGLAPERCSALVNLAARLRDMKGQDLEEGVSTRLLVYCATLIAAGMPILQAAQATLVEPLSDDEDVQEGLLEAIKATFGE; encoded by the coding sequence ATGTCGCCGACTGGCGCCAGCTCCGTTGAATCCATCGCCGAGAATCAGCGAGAGCTCCCTTTCTATCAACCCGTGGACAACGAGTGTGAACTCTTCGAGCACGCCTATCGGCAACGCCTGCCGCTACTGCTGAAAGGCCCCACCGGCTGCGGCAAGACCCGTTTCGTCAGCCATATGGCGGCGAAACTCGGCAAATCGCTGTTCACGGTTTCCTGTCACGACGACCTGACCGCCGCCGACCTGACCGGGCGCTATCTGCTGCAGGGCGGCGAGACTCGCTGGGTGGATGGTCCCTTGACCCGCGCCGTGCGCGAGGGGGGTATCTGCTATCTCGATGAGGTGGTGGAAGCGCGCAAGGACGTCACCGTAGTCTTGCATCCGCTGACTGACGACCGCCGCCTGCTGCCGCTGGAGCGTACCGGCGAACTGCTGGAGGCACCGGATGACTTCATGCTGGTGATCTCCTACAACCCGGGTTATCAGCATATCCTCAAGTCGCTCAAGCCCAGCACCCGTCAGCGTTTCGTCGCCAAGACCTTCGGCTTTCCGCCGCCGACGGTGGAGCGAGAGGTGGTCGCTCGGGAAAGTGGCCTGGCCCCGGAGCGCTGCAGCGCCCTGGTCAACCTTGCCGCTCGGCTGCGGGACATGAAAGGCCAGGACCTGGAAGAGGGCGTTTCCACTCGCCTTCTGGTCTACTGCGCCACCTTGATCGCTGCGGGCATGCCGATCCTGCAGGCCGCCCAGGCGACCCTGGTGGAACCGTTGAGCGACGATGAAGATGTACAGGAAGGATTGCTGGAAGCCATCAAGGCGACCTTCGGCGAATAG
- a CDS encoding nitric oxide reductase activation protein NorD yields the protein MSMLDFLEVEEFVGRHWHRWASGAVSYPRHPEAAVRLEELRGVLDVFFRASGGERGVEVAAIAARGSRHRLSLRQRLGFDEEILDVARRDEENLLLPPKLELFPEVSLNRDLYFWLVAFLALASQPASHQDPLRQDIATLREALRARDAVLAHFPGLKERYRRLCQALLSVRPKRRLPAQEAALEKVILRLLGSEASLEGEAARLLQAAESSRDDLEEFRAPRDYRPFLPVPLWGQVVRLGVQGEARPEGDEELVNSKAEAVSEGKRKAERRRQDQSERQDSLIFNRFEKMLSFAEMVNLNRMVDDEEDEDARKVAEEIDEITLSPHQQRAASQLKIDLDLAPEDAIGERLKGRHTYPEWNHRKQIYLPDHCVVHTDLQSEEGEDWTPDDATRRRIRRVRREFEALRPRRELLRGQLDGSELDMDAVIRAHCDLAATGESNDRLYVATRKQARDLAVSILVDISLSTDAWLEDRRVLDVEKEALLVLGHGLSRCGDDYAIHCFTSHRRQKVWVNTLKEFEEPMNDRVSRRIAALRPGHYTRMGPAIRHVSSELAKRHNRHRLLLVLTDGKPNDTDYYEGRYGIEDTRRAILDARRQEVRVFGVTIDQEARQYIPYLFGRGGFAIVNKPEHLSLALPGIYRQIVAS from the coding sequence ATGAGCATGCTGGATTTCCTCGAGGTCGAGGAGTTCGTCGGTCGCCACTGGCACCGCTGGGCGTCCGGGGCGGTGAGCTATCCTCGCCATCCCGAGGCGGCGGTGCGTCTGGAAGAACTGCGCGGCGTGCTGGACGTGTTCTTTCGTGCCAGCGGTGGTGAGAGGGGTGTCGAGGTGGCGGCTATCGCTGCTCGCGGTTCTCGCCACCGGCTGAGCCTGCGCCAGCGCCTGGGCTTCGACGAGGAAATTCTCGACGTGGCCCGTCGCGACGAGGAAAACCTGCTGCTGCCGCCCAAGCTCGAGCTGTTTCCCGAGGTGTCCCTCAACCGCGATCTGTACTTCTGGCTGGTGGCCTTTCTGGCGCTTGCCAGCCAACCCGCTTCTCATCAGGATCCGCTGCGTCAGGATATCGCCACGCTGCGGGAAGCGCTGCGCGCTCGAGATGCGGTGCTGGCGCACTTTCCCGGGCTGAAGGAGCGTTATCGTCGGCTATGTCAGGCGCTGCTGAGCGTCCGGCCCAAGCGTCGACTGCCGGCTCAGGAGGCTGCTCTGGAAAAAGTCATTCTCCGTTTGCTGGGCAGCGAGGCATCACTTGAAGGCGAGGCTGCCAGACTTTTACAGGCGGCGGAAAGCTCGCGAGACGATCTCGAGGAATTTCGCGCGCCTCGTGACTATCGGCCTTTTCTGCCGGTGCCGCTCTGGGGGCAGGTGGTCAGGCTCGGCGTGCAGGGCGAGGCCCGCCCGGAAGGCGATGAAGAGCTCGTCAACTCCAAGGCGGAGGCGGTAAGCGAGGGCAAGCGCAAGGCGGAACGTCGACGTCAGGATCAGAGCGAGCGCCAGGATTCACTGATTTTCAACCGGTTCGAGAAAATGCTGTCCTTCGCCGAGATGGTCAATCTCAATCGCATGGTGGACGACGAGGAAGATGAGGACGCTCGCAAGGTCGCCGAGGAGATCGACGAGATCACGCTGAGCCCCCACCAGCAGCGGGCGGCGTCCCAGCTCAAGATAGACCTGGATCTGGCGCCGGAAGACGCGATCGGCGAGCGTCTGAAAGGCAGGCATACCTACCCGGAGTGGAACCATCGCAAGCAGATCTATCTGCCGGATCACTGTGTCGTGCATACCGATCTGCAAAGCGAGGAGGGCGAGGACTGGACGCCGGACGATGCTACCCGACGGCGTATTCGTCGAGTGCGCCGGGAGTTCGAGGCGCTGCGACCGCGCCGGGAACTGCTTCGCGGTCAGCTCGATGGCAGCGAGCTGGACATGGATGCGGTAATTCGCGCTCATTGCGATCTGGCCGCCACCGGAGAAAGCAACGACCGGTTGTATGTCGCCACCCGCAAGCAGGCTCGCGACCTGGCGGTATCGATCCTGGTGGATATTTCGCTCTCCACGGATGCCTGGCTCGAGGACCGCCGGGTGCTGGATGTAGAGAAGGAAGCCCTGCTGGTGCTGGGCCATGGCCTATCGCGCTGCGGTGACGACTATGCGATTCACTGCTTTACCTCCCACCGGCGCCAGAAGGTCTGGGTCAACACCCTGAAGGAGTTCGAGGAACCCATGAACGACCGCGTATCGCGGCGTATCGCTGCCCTGCGGCCAGGACACTACACCCGCATGGGACCGGCCATTCGTCATGTCAGCAGCGAGTTGGCTAAACGCCACAATCGCCATCGCCTGCTTTTGGTGCTGACAGACGGTAAGCCCAACGACACGGATTATTACGAAGGGCGCTACGGCATCGAGGATACGCGCCGTGCGATTCTCGACGCGCGTCGACAGGAGGTGCGGGTTTTCGGCGTCACCATCGATCAAGAAGCGCGTCAATACATACCCTATCTGTTCGGGCGGGGCGGTTTCGCCATCGTCAACAAGCCTGAACATCTATCCTTGGCGTTGCCGGGAATCTATCGGCAGATCGTCGCCAGTTGA
- a CDS encoding cytochrome C oxidase subunit IV family protein yields the protein MHKTLPGARRLIITWGILMGLTLISMLSAQLFETGWQALPLWGALLILISTGFKAHQVLMVYLNLRTSTPGWKGAFVGLALLTLALILSGYLAARYQLLG from the coding sequence ATGCACAAAACATTGCCTGGCGCCCGACGTCTGATCATCACCTGGGGCATCCTCATGGGCTTGACCCTGATTTCGATGCTTTCCGCCCAGCTGTTCGAGACCGGCTGGCAGGCGCTGCCGCTCTGGGGGGCGCTGCTGATATTGATCAGCACCGGCTTCAAGGCGCATCAGGTATTGATGGTCTACCTCAACCTGCGCACCTCCACCCCCGGCTGGAAAGGCGCTTTCGTCGGCCTGGCGCTGCTGACGCTGGCGCTTATCCTCTCGGGTTATCTCGCGGCGCGCTATCAACTGCTGGGCTGA